The Bacillota bacterium genome has a segment encoding these proteins:
- a CDS encoding transcriptional regulator → MHFIMLDGTGDPNGNQAFQQAVELLYGLSFTIKMSKMKNKQPEGYFDYVVPPLEGLWWIDGGKFSFEERDNWRWTLMIRQPEFVTREVFAWAVQELAAKKPDLPVDKAKFEGFDEGLCVQTMHIGPYSTEPETMAKMEDFIRSYGLKFRLGSDGKHHEIYLSDPRKSKPEKLKTVLRHPVEKA, encoded by the coding sequence ATGCATTTCATCATGCTGGACGGTACGGGGGATCCCAACGGCAATCAAGCGTTCCAACAGGCGGTGGAGCTGCTCTACGGCTTATCTTTCACCATAAAAATGAGTAAAATGAAGAACAAGCAGCCGGAAGGGTATTTTGACTATGTGGTCCCACCGCTGGAAGGACTCTGGTGGATCGATGGGGGAAAGTTTTCCTTTGAAGAAAGGGATAACTGGCGATGGACCCTTATGATCCGCCAGCCTGAATTTGTGACCCGGGAGGTTTTCGCCTGGGCCGTCCAGGAATTAGCCGCGAAGAAACCGGACCTCCCCGTGGACAAAGCCAAGTTTGAAGGATTTGATGAGGGGCTGTGTGTTCAGACCATGCACATTGGCCCCTATTCAACCGAACCTGAGACGATGGCCAAGATGGAAGACTTCATCCGGTCCTATGGCCTGAAGTTCCGGCTGGGCAGCGATGGCAAACATCATGAAATCTATCTGTCCGACCCGAGGAAGAGCAAACCGGAGAAGTTGAAAACCGTCCTTCGTCATCCGGTGGAGAAAGCCTGA
- a CDS encoding type II toxin-antitoxin system VapC family toxin — protein MIAADTNVLVRFLTKDDPSQAERAAHLFQSEPVFIAKTVLLETEWVLRHAYGLSRDVINAAFCKLLGLPSVSVEDVSAVSKALEWHASGLDFADALHLAASGGARRFATFDQDFAKRARGIPAHVEVLLV, from the coding sequence ATGATTGCGGCTGATACCAACGTCTTGGTCCGGTTCCTCACTAAAGATGATCCGTCACAGGCAGAGCGCGCTGCTCATTTATTTCAGAGCGAGCCGGTGTTTATTGCCAAGACCGTTCTTCTGGAGACTGAATGGGTGTTGCGCCATGCCTACGGCCTGAGCCGGGATGTGATTAACGCAGCCTTCTGCAAGTTGCTTGGCCTGCCCAGCGTGAGCGTGGAGGACGTGTCGGCGGTCAGCAAAGCTTTAGAGTGGCACGCCTCAGGTTTAGATTTCGCCGACGCGCTTCATCTAGCTGCAAGCGGAGGCGCAAGACGTTTTGCTACCTTTGACCAGGATTTCGCTAAGCGGGCCAGGGGAATACCGGCTCATGTGGAGGTACTCCTGGTTTGA
- a CDS encoding Gfo/Idh/MocA family oxidoreductase has product MIHKKKEIGIGLVGYGFIGRVHLLGYMNLPFYYDPVPARASVKAVCAASEESCFLAMAQSGVRDYTTDYRELVKREDIDAIDCCTPNYLHFPVVLDALKSGKHVYCEKPLAMNVEEAHELVRLARKSGLRNQVAFHYRFVPATMRAKGLIEEGALGQILHFRAQYLHSGYIDPNRPLSWRLSKEKGGGGALFDLGSHVVDLMRFLLGDYQDVMARLHTFITERPDPKRPGAKGKVDVDDLAILQVKMANGSFGVIEASRIATGANDDLRFEIHGTKGALMFNLMEPNWLWFYDATQPQEPLGGRSGFIRIETIQRYPKPAGFPGPKFSIGWTRYHLASQFDFLRSLSEEGYKPLGATFEDGLRVQEVLEAAEESSRTGGWVNVRQGVE; this is encoded by the coding sequence ATGATTCATAAAAAGAAAGAGATAGGTATCGGGCTTGTAGGATATGGCTTCATCGGTCGTGTGCATCTTCTTGGATATATGAACCTTCCATTCTACTATGATCCAGTGCCGGCTAGAGCCTCGGTGAAGGCTGTATGCGCTGCGTCCGAGGAATCCTGCTTTCTCGCGATGGCTCAGTCAGGCGTCAGGGACTACACCACAGATTACCGGGAGCTTGTGAAAAGGGAAGATATAGATGCCATAGACTGCTGTACTCCCAATTACCTTCACTTCCCCGTGGTCCTAGATGCGCTCAAGTCCGGCAAACATGTCTATTGCGAGAAACCCCTCGCTATGAACGTGGAGGAAGCCCATGAGCTTGTGCGCCTCGCGAGGAAATCGGGGCTTCGAAATCAGGTCGCCTTTCACTACAGATTTGTCCCGGCCACCATGCGGGCGAAGGGTCTTATCGAAGAAGGCGCTCTGGGGCAGATTCTCCATTTTCGGGCTCAATACCTTCATTCAGGCTATATAGACCCCAATCGCCCGTTAAGCTGGCGCCTCTCTAAGGAAAAGGGGGGCGGAGGGGCACTTTTTGATCTAGGTTCCCATGTAGTGGATCTGATGCGTTTTCTACTTGGGGACTACCAGGATGTAATGGCCAGGCTGCACACATTTATTACAGAACGGCCGGACCCCAAGCGCCCTGGCGCTAAGGGAAAAGTGGATGTCGATGACCTCGCGATCCTCCAGGTCAAGATGGCTAATGGCTCCTTTGGCGTCATCGAGGCCTCGCGCATAGCCACAGGAGCGAACGATGACCTCCGCTTCGAGATTCACGGGACAAAAGGAGCCCTAATGTTTAATCTTATGGAACCAAACTGGCTCTGGTTCTACGATGCCACCCAGCCCCAGGAACCCCTAGGTGGCAGGAGCGGATTCATCCGCATTGAGACGATTCAGCGTTATCCAAAGCCTGCAGGTTTCCCCGGTCCGAAATTCTCGATAGGCTGGACGAGATACCATCTCGCAAGCCAATTCGATTTCCTGAGAAGCCTATCCGAGGAGGGTTATAAACCTTTGGGAGCCACCTTCGAAGATGGCCTGAGAGTGCAGGAAGTGCTGGAGGCTGCCGAAGAATCAAGCAGAACAGGAGGATGGGTGAATGTCAGACAGGGTGTAGAATAG
- a CDS encoding nicotinamidase: protein MAKDSCLVIVDVQNDFCPGGALAVPGGDEVIPKINSWVKRFQEAKLPVVYTQDWHPKNHCSFRENGGIWPPHCVQGTRGAELHPDLIMDGTIFRKGFLPDKEAYSGFDGTLEGKPGNPALGQWLRENGVKRLYVGGLATDYCVKATVLDGLKQGFQVILIRQGVRAVNVNLGDGDRAIEEMVRSGAEVCG from the coding sequence ATTGCTAAGGACTCTTGCCTTGTTATCGTCGATGTCCAGAACGATTTCTGTCCCGGTGGCGCGCTAGCGGTCCCCGGGGGAGATGAGGTCATTCCGAAGATTAATTCCTGGGTCAAGCGGTTTCAGGAGGCTAAGTTGCCTGTAGTCTATACCCAGGACTGGCACCCCAAAAACCATTGTTCTTTCCGGGAAAATGGCGGCATATGGCCTCCCCATTGCGTGCAGGGAACCAGGGGGGCAGAATTGCACCCGGATCTTATTATGGACGGTACGATATTTCGAAAGGGCTTTCTTCCTGACAAAGAAGCATATTCCGGGTTCGACGGTACACTCGAGGGAAAGCCGGGGAATCCGGCCCTTGGGCAATGGCTTCGAGAAAACGGGGTAAAGCGTCTTTATGTGGGAGGCTTAGCCACTGACTACTGTGTCAAGGCTACTGTTCTGGATGGCCTCAAACAGGGGTTTCAGGTAATCCTCATCCGCCAGGGCGTTCGGGCTGTGAATGTTAACCTGGGTGATGGGGATAGGGCCATTGAAGAAATGGTCCGGAGCGGGGCGGAGGTTTGTGGATGA
- a CDS encoding nucleotidyltransferase domain-containing protein: protein MAMAKASGDLHTILKRLTSALLGLEPVAVYLFGSQATGEARPDSDIDLAILLPKGKELSSLERLDMMDHLQEIAGREVDLVAVNAARLPLQFEIIHTGRVLYESSFDARTDAEDIIVRDYPDLQPMYERNSWEILEAAQEEARAQHVQRTACGRSRAAYSDFPRPLGEAGCFILGRVRGKSGQLCHC from the coding sequence GTGGCAATGGCAAAGGCCAGTGGAGATTTGCACACTATTCTCAAACGCCTTACTTCTGCCCTCCTCGGGCTTGAACCGGTGGCTGTTTACCTCTTTGGCTCCCAGGCCACGGGAGAGGCCCGGCCGGATAGCGATATTGATTTAGCCATACTGCTTCCGAAAGGCAAAGAGCTGTCGTCGCTTGAGCGTCTCGATATGATGGACCACCTGCAGGAAATCGCAGGGCGCGAAGTTGATTTAGTGGCAGTCAATGCTGCGCGCTTGCCGCTCCAATTCGAGATTATCCATACCGGCCGGGTTCTTTATGAATCCAGCTTTGATGCCCGCACGGACGCGGAAGACATCATTGTCCGTGACTACCCGGATCTTCAGCCCATGTATGAGCGAAATTCCTGGGAGATCCTGGAGGCGGCGCAGGAGGAGGCAAGAGCGCAACATGTTCAACGAACAGCTTGCGGCCGATCACGCGCAGCTTATTCGGATTTCCCTCGCCCGCTTGGAGAGGCTGGTTGCTTTATCCTGGGAAGAGTTCGTGGCAAATCCGGACAACTTTGCCATTGCTGA
- a CDS encoding AbrB/MazE/SpoVT family DNA-binding domain-containing protein, giving the protein MECTRLSSKGQVVIPKAIRAAHRWGPGTELVVEDRGDAIILRPARPFAPTRVEDVLGCAGYKGPKRTLKEMESAIARGAREQR; this is encoded by the coding sequence ATGGAATGCACACGATTATCCAGCAAAGGGCAGGTCGTGATCCCCAAGGCCATTCGGGCGGCCCATAGATGGGGGCCAGGGACTGAGCTCGTGGTAGAAGACCGCGGAGACGCCATTATATTGCGGCCAGCCCGGCCTTTTGCGCCCACTCGGGTCGAGGATGTCCTCGGTTGCGCGGGATATAAGGGTCCGAAGCGGACTCTGAAGGAAATGGAATCTGCCATCGCCAGAGGGGCCCGTGAACAGAGATGA